TATCTGCCACCTCTTTCCAATGTTTCTGCTTTAGATTCCCTCTGCTGAGCTCCAAATACCGCTCGCCCCAAGCGTCAATCAGAACTGACGTCGCTCCTTCACTCCAGCAGTCTTCCCTACCACCACCGCCGCCGCTACCTCTTTCACCTCCACCCCCGCCATTCCTAGTCTGTATAGGAAGAGCCAGTGTCAGAGCGTTATGCGCCGCCGGCTGCTGAGGTGGCGCCGCCGCCACCGTAACCGTTATCCTTCCGACGGGTCTTGGAGACGCCGGAGATGCACTTCCCGGAGACAGATGTGACTGGATCTCGTCGTCCTCCTCCATCAGAATTCTTTTCCTCGTCGGCCGGTGTACAGAATAGTAATATTTCCGATCTATGAAAGAACACAGTCAGAAAAAAATTGGGGATTTTGCAGAGTAAAAGAGGGTTAAGAATAAGATTCAACGAGTCCGCGGACAGCTGACCAAGATAAGTAGTTTCGGATCGGCGAAACTATTTTCGAACTAGCGTTTAAACCCAACAATCCTTCTGAGTTGTGAACGATACAAAACCACGTTAAAATTAAAGACTTTTTCCCCCTCAAAATATAAACCAATCTGAAATACACGCTAGATCTGAAAAATCAaaccaaaaccccaaaaatcgaatattcaaatttcaaaaacCCTGAAACTATACACAAACTAGAGCAGCGATAAAACCCTAAGAATCGGAGTCGAGAAAAGAATAGCTGAAATCCGAGAGAAGAGAAGTTAATACGTACCTAAGAAGAAGAGATGGATCCCTGAGTCGGAGAAAGTGAATTCAGGTTGATCGGATTAGGGTTCTCAGAAGGGTACCGGCATTTTCGCTGTCTCGGTTTTCTCTCTCTTTTGTAAGATTATCATTATTATAggtttaataaattttttttctcGTTGACGGAAAAAACAGAGTAGGGGTGGGGTGGGGTGGGTGGGGTTGACGGCTACCGTCGAAGGGTACGGAATGAATGCCGAATGGGGAATGATATTGGTGATGTGGCAGACATTTATTGGTTCAAACGCTCTACACATCACCACCGGCGTCACGGGGTACGTTGGTCTATTTGACATAAAAATCCACGTATTTTCTCTGAAATTACCGGTTGATTTCCTAACTTTCCTCCTCTCTGCTCCTACTATCTGACATATTTTGCGTtagcttttattttgttttatcattattattaaaatatctttttattatttcaaaataaatcaaaattatttCCAACATTTTTTAAATctgataaataaataatgaaaatgtGCTTGAAACCGGTTTGGATGAAatgtttataattaaaatatttccaCCCTAAAAAAAATCGATatcaattaaattaattatcgaaaataataataatttggaaTAAAGTTGTTTTGAGGTTGGGACAATAAGGTCATTTAAATGAGATGAAAGATAATGGAAGTTACAAGAACAAAGAAAGGCAAAGCGTGTTCATAGGATTAGGGAGAGCTTTAGTCAATTTTACTCATTCACGGGAAAGGGACAAGTTAGTTCGGATAAAGTCCTCCGACACAACCCAAACCAAATGAATGGGCTTGTTATTAATGTGTTTTGTTATTTACATCTTAAAACTATTGATCCGGAGTTTATGACAGTTCCAAGGttttttcttctttaaaaatataaaataaaattggaGATGCGGGGGATCGAACCCCGTGCCTCTCGCATGCAAAGCGAGCGCTCTACCATTTGAGCTACATCCCCATTTTGATTTTGTAGTCACCAATAACAATAATTATTCTATGCGTTAATCATAAGTTTGAATGGGAAtgcttaaaaaagaaaaaacagagTACAATGAGTGAAATTAGAAGAGACAAAATGGGTGACGAGCCATCGGGGCCTGCTATGAAAACGGCTGACAGAGATGTTGTATTTGGAATTTACGTACATAAGAAAAAGACACATTAAATCATAACATAATCCGCCCGATTCAAGGGGTTCATAACCCCCTATTCCTTTGGTATAATCGATTTAACTCGATGGACctttatatataatatgattCAAACTATGAGCCTCTTCTTATAACAAAAccatattgtttttttttccttccagTAGAACAAATTATTTGCCTTAACTTTTAATGGATTCCATTGTTGCAAGCTCCCCAATTACTTTAGCAACTCTTCCATGCAATAATGCTACTCGCAGAAGCACAGTTTGCCAACTGAAGGGCTTCACTACCATTGTAAACTAGAATTAATTTACATATGAATGTATGTGTGTAATATATTGAACGTGCTTACACTACAATATGATGTACTTTTATTTTCAGGGAGGTCCAGTGGTTAGGGGGCTAAAACTTGCTCCTAAGATCAAATTAACGAAGGCAACTGAGAGAATGGTTTCATTCCCATCTAATTGTTTCAAGACTACAATTTCTTGCTCCATTAATGTGAGTCTACATACATCCATGTAGATTCATCACCTAAATCTGAATTACTCTAGATGAACAATCTATATATAATCAATTATattaaattatgttttatattATTGTGTCCATATCCAGGCTCAACCAGAGACTCTTAAAACGGTTCAGAGCACAATTGCTAAGCAGCTCTCCATTGATGAAAACACTGTCACTCCCTCAACCAAATTTGCTGATTTGGGGGCTGATTCGCTTGACACTGTATATCTTACTTTTAACCTTTTTTAGTATTCTCAAATCACAACGAGCCACGTGTACTGCATTGGATATAAACCATTTTATGATAATCTTATAAGAGTTTATGGAGTGAAAGTTGTGTTGTTTGTGACAAATGGACAGGTCGAAATAATGATGGCTTTGGAAGAGAAGTTTGATGTGTCAATTGGAGAAGCGGGAGCTGAGAATATCTCAACCGTCCAAGACGCAGCTGATCTGATTGAGAAAGTGAAGGCATGACCAGCTTAAATAGACCAAATAACACTTATTATTAAGCCATCAAGGGTCTCTCTATGACTGATTATTGTGaagttttcttcaattttttttacctGAATTGTTGTCTATGCATTTATTGATCACTCCAAACATATGAATAAtaagttttaaattttcttttaatataaaGAATCACAAAATAAGTATTTCCATGCAGTTCTCTCACATTTTACTCTAGTATTCAGTAATGATATCAAATTCCTTTTTTAATTTGAGGTAGAAACTTCACAAAGAAGATTGGCACATTAGAAAGCAATGCAACACCACCTATCAAAAGTACTCAAAAGCAAGCATAGTGTGCGCGTATCAATATAACTATGAATACAACTAAAGCAATAATTGCAATAATTATAATAAGTAACTTTTTCAAAGCTCTTCTATTGAGTTTTTCATTGAAAGAGGATTCAAACCACGACTCATATACACATTCAAGCTAAATCCAAACCCCTGGTATGTACAATACAAGATAAAATATGTAAAAAACACAAAGAACTCGGCGGTAGAAAATTATGGCTATATATAAACTTACTCCTCCTTCCCACAAAACTCCCACAACAAGTATTGATTCACTATCGAGTCTTCCTCGGCTGAACCAACCGTAGACTTATTATTATAatgtatttaaatatttatatatatatacatatatatagtagcAGAAACACTCTCTGCAAAAAAGTTCCTTCTATGTACAAACAGAGTGGCGTAGGCGATGATGCATGGAAAAACAAAATCGACCGtcactttcttcttctctctttctcaACGATCCAAAGCACTAATCACTATCCTGCAATTAATGACAGAAGCCAATTACCACATTAGAAACGacatcatttatgtaatttcAACCAAAATGGTACTAAATTAAagttaattttcttattattagTCAAAACATTTTGGCTCTCTCATTTTGTGCTTGTAAACTTTTGTATTAATTTCGGCTATAGCTAGATTGTCAAGTTTCATCCAAGATTTTGACTTGGTCGTTTTCTGATGATGATCATAGAATTAATTTGTAGTATAGATCAGAAATTTAGGCCTAATTAATATAATTCATGTGAATGTTTGgtgtaataataataaaaatataaaacaacCAATCGTAAACAGTCGGACTTGTCTGGTTATGAGCGCGTTCAAAGGCATCGGCTGCAACAGGGGTTTTTCTCCTTGTCCAATATTTCTTCATATTCTGATGATCACCAGGGGTTCCGGCTGCACCCAATCAAACCCCACAATTTATTTTTCTATCAATAATTAtaccaaaatttttaaaaataaataaataaataaacgtaCTTATCCTTTGTTTTTAAACCTTATTTAGTATATACGCTCTTTTAGATCTTTATTATTAGAATAAAAAATTCCTTATCCACCATGACAAACAAAGAAAAGATTGTCATAATTTAAATTGAGTTTCAGCACCGCCAACCATAAATAAAATCATCATGAAACCCCAAatcatattgaaaaaaaaaatgatgttagcGAGATATATAAACTATTGCCtgtgttatttaaaaaaaaaaaaattattgccaGTGTTCACATATAtgtataaacatatatatatatatatatacatgaacaAAATGGGGTCAGAGATGAAAATGATTCACGATCGATGACTTACGGGTGGTGGGAGTGCCCGGCGCGCTGCACCGGCCGGAAGGAGAGTCCGGGTCGGAACCCGGGACGTCAGTGGAGAAAGTCCTGAAAGGAGGTGAAGAATTAGTCCTAAGAATGGTGATGCTCCGACTAACCCCATCACTATTGTCATGGAGGGGTGGTACCACCACCTGGGGAGGCGTTGATGACGgtacagtagtagtagtattagtactAGTGGCACCGGCGAAGGAGTCGTACTTTCGGAGCTTAGCCAGCCCGGTCTCGGGGGTTGGCCCCGCTAGAGTTTCGTCCCAGAGCTTGTGTAAGAATCCCATGATATTATGATGAACCAAAAGATATAACTATATATGAAAATAtatgtttcttcttcttcttctcttctctgtAACAACCGCAAAGAGGCCGTACGTACGTATGAATCTTTCTTTTATGATCTATATATAAAGATGTTTATATTTTCGACCAGGTACGACTGTTACGAAGAGGTGGGAGGACCAGACCAGACCAGACCAGAACGAAACTAACGAGAGAGAAGgggatatttatatatatatgtacaaaaataaaagaagagaTTTATTAGTTTCTTCCGTTTGGTGGGGTTTGGATTTTATAGATAGAAAGAAGACGATAATGGAGATAtcgaagatgatgatgatgatggctAAATTGAGTCAATGGCTTCCCGGCTAACTAGGCTTCATTACGAGCCACCAAATTTTCGTTTCTCGTGATAACTGATTAGCACGTTATTAACTTACTTTATTTGCATgcaatataattatataattaaatcccactttctttaattaattaatatatgtgTAATTAATAGTACTTCGATAATAATTTGTGTCAAAAAAAAATAGTACATCAATAATTTCTAATCATTTTTGCAGTTGTGAATACATACTCAATTAAGTGACGAACCAAACTTGGAACTAATATAATTAGTGATCCTTTAATTAAACCAAAAAAAtcattaaataaatttaaattttaagtagCTTATTATTAGTACTTAATTGGCAAATTAAACGGGAGAGATGTTACACTACATGCGCAGTTGAAATTTAGCATGAAACACTAATTAAACTATAGATACTGCCCATCCACTGAATATCGAAAATCCAGTCATACATACGTTGAGTGAAATCTTGAGAAAAAATAGGGAAGAATTCATTTGCTACTTTTTGCATGTTTAAACTAGGAGTTTGCCAAAACTTTGAATGGAGCTTCGAATATAGTATATGACTAAAATTAGTGAAAATTAGCTCATGGAATAATAAACTCTTTTATTAATTTAGCCAATTACAACTAATTATATAACTGAATTTTAAGTATAGATTAGTAGACAACAAACAATAGCTACAAAACCACAATTTTACTAATTAAAAATTCAGAAATTAAACGCCTCAGTCATCTATATATAGTTTGAGGCCAACAACATAAAGGCAAAGGCAATATAAATTGTCCAAATATCAAATATATATCCAAGTTAAGGGGGGGCTTGAGCCGAGATATACCGAGCTTGTTTGAAAGTTGAGACTATAAAGCCAGCCACTACAGTCAGTCACAGGCACAGTAGTAAAGAAACCCCGGAGCTATTGGAGGCTTGCAGCctcttaaaatataaaaaaaaatttgaaattagtGAGTGACTTAGTCAAGATGGGCCCActaattaaacattttattttatgatttcgttttttaaaatatatattttatgattTCCACGTCATTGGATAAGTGCTGGTAATAATCTCAATCTAGATCTACCAAACATAGGAATAGGATGAGCGGGATCCACCTCTTGTCACGTGACGGGGATTTTCCATCAAAAGCCACCTTTCCCACATCTACATTACACATACGTATCtgcattgagtttttttttaaatatgttattttcaaataaattacAACTAAAATAAAAGCATTTTTGTCACTAATCTATGACTGCTATATAATTGTGTCGTGCTCTTTAATGATTCgtcatgttatatttttttttccaacgTTAGGGAAATATGAAACTTATATTAGATTTAGTCTTAGATAGCTAACATATTAATAATATTgataataattaacaattttatCACCCAAATTTTAACCACAATCAAATTgtgtaatatttattaaaaaaatctaatttttttcttaaaaatattaatcaaatccttaaaaattaaaaattaaattaataacaaataactcttttttaatttttcttttacaatataaaataaatctattttaaaatgaaaatttaaaataaatactaaaacaaataaaaaaaattaattataaaagagtaCGAAGAATGAAGagcttaaacaaataaaaataataatttataaggAAAAGGACGAAGgacttaaacaaataaaaataattaatttaaaagaaGAAGGATGAAGGGGAAAGAATTTTGTtttaagatttattttttaatttttattttaagatatatttattttatattgtaaataagaaataaagtaaaaaaattatttattattaattagatttttaattgtTGAATATTTgaaacattatttaattaatttgaaatttttagtattgtttattttcttaattttttaaaaacaatttttttttaatttttaaggatttaattatcatttttaagaagaaaaaaaattagattttaatttaaattagctttaataaaaatgacacaatttggtagtggttAAAGTTTGGGGGgcaaaattgttaattattctacacatgacactgcaacatcaacatacaaaatatcACATCATCAATTTGTTAGCCACCTAAGACGAAATCTGtcagaagtctcatatttcagtaacgtgtaTAGCTCGCAGAGAATTTTAACATCGCAAATCATTTGGGGGACATGATCATATAATGGTCATAGTTCAGGgaatacaaatattatttattcttacAATTATAGTACATATTATGTTATGATGAACTCCTGATTCTACTAAAATTATTACCTgccaaatataaaaataatacttAGTATAATTTAATGTGGaataaaatatgtaaaaaaaattctaaattaaattacATCAATTGACATATATTGTGTTGATTTAGAGTCTCGTGACAATATTCATATCTATTTAGGCTTCTAGCGTATGAAATGAATGGATGTGCTTGTGTAGTTGCATATTATTTGTTGTTTTCATGATAATTTGTATATACTAATGTCCAATAAGCACACCCTTAAATTGTCCAATAAGCGGGAAACATTTTTTAGGTAAAAGATGTGATCTTTACTTATAGAAGCACAATTAGCAGTACTGTGGTCTCATGTATCCTCACAGGATGAGAACTAGAAAGTAAAGCAAGACATAAAACGACAACAAATATATAGAAACGACATAATATAGGAAAACGACAGTGGTGAAAACGACAAAATTAATAACACCTATAGAAAAACACATCGTTATTATTAGACAGCAACAGGCACCTATAACGACTTGTGTTGGAAATACTTTGCTTTGTGTATAAAATCGAAATATTCCAAACTTAATACACACCACTTATTTGGTAGAAATTATATGGGGTTCCGAATTATTCAAGTATtagaattttcttcttcttttttaatcATACTATAATAAGTATTAGTTCTTTCGagcataaggttttttttttatttttaaattatttaaatttttaagtATTTACTCATTTAAAAGATAATTGATTTAACATGAATAAGTTAAATAATACACTTTATTAAGGGAATATTGtgaatttatcttttaatttttgTCCTAAACAAAATTGGATGCTATTAGTATACATCTTAAAATATTCAGATCTACATCTTTATAGCTACCGTACCCCAAGGGCATGTAAATGGAGATTTTTCCCAGaggtttagatggaaaatggtataGTTAGATCCAATCAAACCAATTATAATCTATCATTTTCAtgacttaaattttaaaattcaaccAATAAGGAGCACAATCGTGCTCCTCCTTTCTTATGGGAGAAATTTTGGTTTATTGTGATCCTTTCATTGGGTATGATGTTGGTATCGTATTCGGTCCTACCAAGATGAATTGTCCTCTTTCCACATTCAATTTCTGGTAATGTTTTTCTTCAAAAACATTTACATAATAACAAGAACCCCACAGAGACTTTTTTCAACAAGGACCATCCGGCAACACTAATTGTGTTAGGGGCAACAACAAGATCGGTTCTTGACAAAAATACTTGGGGGTTTTTCATAAATACatactttttatgtttttttttttacatttttatgaccctgttttttttttaattttactaacttaaattttaaaaaatatgattttaaagttttataaatACAAAAATACGGTTTCAACTAGACATCAATCCCACAACAAACAATGTTAGAAAATCAACGTAAAATCAACTAGACAGCAACTCTATAACAATTCATTGTTGAAATAACAATTACAAATCAATTAGACATCAAcccaaaataaacaaacaaaaaaacgaCCTCAAAAAATTTATCCATACATTTTAAAATGTATCAAAAATAAATTGAGAATATACctcaaaacaactaaacatatatccaaaataaactaaaaaacaacttCCCAACAATACTCTAAATTAAATATCAACCCAAAATATACATCAAAACAACATGTATacctaaaataaattataaattaacaGTGAAAAAATCAACTCATataataacaaaaattaaaaatatattcacCTAAAGTACCAAAAATAAACTAAAGATATTGATATacccaaaacaaaaaataaaatcaattataaaTCAACTCACTAAAAtatgttaaaaatatatttaaaatatactaAGAACAACTAAATATATAACCAAAATAAATATGTactctttataaatatatatatatatatgttgaactATACATGTATTATGTATAATGAATTAGaaagtaatatttgtgtaaaatataatttaaatttactaACTAAAATCAAATTTAATTTGACAAATAGAGTAGCTTTAGCACACAACACTCTTCAAAAGACACATACTCAATACTCTATAAACCACGTGGGGCTTGACGAGCCACATAAGAATTGAAGTTTTTACTAAAGTAGGATATGACTAAgcaaaaaataaaagtaagacAAAACATGTTGCTTAAAATTGGTATTATTGACTTTATCACACatattttattatttctatatGCTTCTATTATTATATCTTAGCAACCCCAAGAAAAAagttttcttcatttttattcAACATGCCCTAGTTTCTGCCCATGATAAAGTATTTCCATTCGAGTCCCGAAAGTTTTCCCATGATAGTTTCTACCATTCACTCCTCTTATTCCATCGCTTCCAATAATTTCACATAACTTGTTATTGGGTCTACCCTTAGTTACTACTGTGCCATATTGATTTGGAGCAAAATGCTTTTGTTGAACATAGACAACGATCTTGATGTGACTCTTGATGAATAGCAGTTTGTGGAGCAAGTTGCTTCTTTATGGCTCAAAGCCACCCTAGAGAAGAGGTGGTGGGATGGTCTGGAGCAAACACACTAGATTGGAATAGAGGGCTCGACGAAGTCTGTGTTTTCTTCACAGCAAGGGAATGACGGGATCTTTGATCATCCACTATGAAGGCAATATCACTCAACCACCATCTTCTCTGGCAACTCAAGCTAGTTCGCCTCCCCAATTCAGACCACCATCCCCTGGCAGCTCAAGCAAGTCTCATCCCCTCTACTACCACGCCTGCACCTCATCTCATCCGCATCTCTCTTCCAAATTGTTGTCTCATTTGCCGACCGTGTACACCATATAAACGAAAAAAAAGACTTCAATCGTAAAATGTTTGATTTTTCCGTGTAATCGAATAAATGAAACTT
This genomic interval from Humulus lupulus chromosome 8, drHumLupu1.1, whole genome shotgun sequence contains the following:
- the LOC133794587 gene encoding acyl carrier protein, chloroplastic-like → MDSIVASSPITLATLPCNNATRRSTVCQLKGFTTIGGPVVRGLKLAPKIKLTKATERMVSFPSNCFKTTISCSINAQPETLKTVQSTIAKQLSIDENTVTPSTKFADLGADSLDTVEIMMALEEKFDVSIGEAGAENISTVQDAADLIEKVKA
- the LOC133794588 gene encoding dormancy-associated protein homolog 4 isoform X1 — its product is MGFLHKLWDETLAGPTPETGLAKLRKYDSFAGATSTNTTTTVPSSTPPQVVVPPLHDNSDGVSRSITILRTNSSPPFRTFSTDVPGSDPDSPSGRCSAPGTPTTPGTPGDHQNMKKYWTRRKTPVAADAFERAHNQTSPTVYDWIVISALDR
- the LOC133794588 gene encoding dormancy-associated protein homolog 4 isoform X2, with amino-acid sequence MGFLHKLWDETLAGPTPETGLAKLRKYDSFAGATSTNTTTTVPSSTPPQVVVPPLHDNSDGVSRSITILRTNSSPPFRTFSTDVPGSDPDSPSGRCSAPGTPTTPGTPGDHQNMKKYWTRRKTPVAADAFERAHNQTR